The Exiguobacterium mexicanum genome includes a window with the following:
- a CDS encoding DEAD/DEAH box helicase: MKELSEEKAIQHSFDTLIRSLEGDRMVQRDRGTLFELLVVAYLKNEPMYARLFDEVWMLHNVPEDYKIPKKDTGVDLVARNRETGKLVAIQCKYYSKDTTIQKSHIDSFLNEVGKSYYDEGIIVTSTDKWSDNANNALLDRDKSIARIGLSQLRDSEIDWTQFSTEKPQNIPLKSIKEPRSHQIPAIEAVINGFKSADRGKLIMAPGTGKTYTSMVIAEEMASKKEGPFRVLYLVPSIQLLSQSLRGWTSDSKYRQDMDTFAVCSDRKVTKRVKGADEFEDIAAADLGYPATTDYNKLIERQNDIDSSEHQSKFLVVFSTYQSIDVIIDAQKHGFYEFDLVVCDEAHRTTGATDAGKDASAFVKVHSDDNIRARKRLYQTATPRIYGEDAKQKADEMSVLIADMNDANIYGEEFYRIGFGDAVNKGILTDYKVMVLAVDQKMVERNFQKMMSKDSELEFDDVTKIIGCWNGLVKRQSHSNIISANPMKRAIAFAGTIKDSKLITDMFTNVVDMYINESGYQADPVRIQIEHADGSMNALQKNEKISWLKSEVPPNTCRILSNARFLTEGVDIPDLDAVMFLKPRKSKIDIAQAVGRVMRKADGKEYGYVILPIGIPAGFDENAILDKNEKYQVVWDVLNALRSLDERFDSTINKLELNKKKPDQLQVVGVGEAPDEDDGGFKIADPETEQLQFGLDMEEFSDIERAIYGKIVKKVGNVRYWEDWSKDVSEIAQQHITRIQVMIEDTNNQAYHAFKQFVSGLRHNINESISEQQAIEMLAQHLITKPVFEALFDSYSFAKDNPVSQAMDAVLSVMDEKGLIKEQERLEKFYESVRIRAEGIDNLKAKQDIIIQLYDKFFKVGFKETTERLGIVFTPVEVVDFIIHSVNDVLQKHFGKSIGDEGVNILDPFTGTGTFIVRLLQSGLISKEDLLRKYTQELHANEIVLLSYYIAAINIEETFHAILKQEYQPFEGIVLTDTFESTEKEDSFEDELFGANNERLEKQRKEPIFAIIGNPPYSIGQSNANDNNQNQVYPSLDESIDATYARHSKASLKKSLYDSYIKAFRWASNRIRQKGVIAFVSNGSFIDSNSTDGLRKCWHEEFNYVYILNLRGDQRTLGERSRQEGGKIFGSGSRTPIAITVLVKDGTDDHHVFYHDIGDYLTREQKLSIISTFKSVDGIDWTEIKPDANNDWINQRDQNYDKFLPMEGEVFTNKAIGVSTNRDSWVYGFNREAVIQNTNLMVNNYNSEILRLAHIQDPNEKLKLINTADTFIKWSRGLKQKFKKSEEINLNDNIVKSMHRPYVKKWLYYDKNVVEMPGRYHSLFGETNKLIYVTGAGSSRDFSCLAIDAIPNLDLMEKGQGFYLHDNSNKDALFLSTSNISESFKNKLNISDDEVFYYTYGILHSKEYREKYANDLKKALPRIPIVKNGYSDFMVKS; encoded by the coding sequence ATGAAAGAACTATCTGAAGAAAAAGCAATACAACATTCCTTCGATACCCTCATTCGTTCGCTGGAGGGCGATCGCATGGTTCAACGAGATCGGGGCACACTTTTCGAATTATTAGTTGTAGCTTACCTTAAAAATGAACCAATGTATGCGCGCTTGTTCGATGAGGTATGGATGTTACATAACGTTCCTGAAGATTATAAAATCCCTAAAAAAGATACAGGGGTTGATTTGGTTGCAAGGAACCGTGAAACTGGAAAACTCGTCGCAATTCAATGTAAATATTATTCGAAAGATACTACTATCCAAAAATCTCATATCGACTCTTTCTTGAACGAAGTTGGGAAAAGTTATTATGACGAGGGTATCATCGTTACGTCTACTGACAAGTGGAGTGATAACGCCAATAACGCTTTATTAGACCGAGATAAGAGCATTGCTCGAATTGGACTTTCTCAATTACGAGATAGCGAAATTGATTGGACTCAGTTTTCAACAGAAAAACCTCAAAACATTCCGCTAAAATCCATTAAAGAGCCACGTTCACACCAAATTCCTGCTATTGAAGCTGTAATCAATGGCTTTAAATCAGCTGATCGCGGAAAATTAATCATGGCTCCTGGAACAGGAAAAACGTATACCTCGATGGTTATCGCAGAAGAAATGGCTTCTAAAAAAGAAGGTCCTTTCCGTGTTCTTTATCTTGTTCCGAGTATCCAACTACTTTCTCAATCGCTTCGTGGATGGACAAGTGATTCAAAGTATAGACAGGACATGGATACGTTCGCAGTATGTTCGGACCGTAAGGTGACAAAACGCGTTAAAGGTGCAGATGAGTTTGAAGATATTGCGGCTGCTGATTTAGGTTATCCTGCGACTACTGACTACAACAAATTGATTGAGCGACAAAACGATATCGACTCATCTGAACATCAAAGCAAATTTTTGGTCGTCTTTTCTACATATCAATCTATCGATGTTATTATCGACGCACAAAAACATGGGTTCTATGAATTCGACTTAGTAGTCTGTGATGAAGCACACCGAACAACTGGTGCAACGGACGCTGGAAAAGATGCTAGTGCCTTCGTTAAAGTCCATAGCGATGATAACATCAGAGCTCGTAAACGCCTCTATCAAACTGCGACTCCTCGTATCTACGGTGAAGATGCAAAGCAAAAAGCTGATGAAATGTCTGTTCTAATCGCAGACATGAATGACGCGAATATTTATGGGGAAGAATTTTATCGCATTGGCTTTGGCGATGCTGTAAACAAAGGCATTTTAACAGATTACAAAGTCATGGTTCTCGCAGTTGATCAAAAGATGGTTGAGCGCAATTTTCAAAAAATGATGTCAAAAGACTCAGAACTCGAATTTGATGATGTAACTAAAATCATTGGCTGTTGGAACGGACTTGTCAAAAGACAAAGTCATTCAAATATAATATCAGCTAATCCAATGAAACGCGCGATTGCTTTTGCCGGAACCATCAAAGATTCCAAATTGATTACTGACATGTTTACAAATGTTGTAGACATGTACATCAACGAATCTGGGTATCAAGCGGATCCCGTACGTATTCAAATCGAACATGCAGATGGATCAATGAATGCTTTACAAAAGAACGAGAAAATATCATGGTTAAAATCTGAAGTTCCACCAAACACATGTCGTATCCTCTCAAATGCCCGTTTCCTAACTGAAGGAGTCGATATCCCAGATCTTGACGCAGTCATGTTTTTAAAGCCTCGTAAATCTAAAATCGATATTGCCCAAGCAGTAGGTCGAGTTATGCGGAAAGCCGATGGGAAAGAATATGGGTATGTCATTCTACCAATCGGAATTCCAGCAGGCTTTGATGAGAATGCAATTTTAGATAAAAATGAAAAATATCAAGTTGTGTGGGACGTTCTTAATGCATTACGTTCTTTAGATGAACGTTTTGACTCCACAATCAATAAATTAGAGCTTAACAAAAAGAAGCCTGATCAACTTCAGGTCGTAGGTGTGGGAGAGGCGCCTGACGAGGACGACGGCGGTTTTAAAATTGCTGATCCGGAGACAGAACAGCTTCAATTCGGACTTGATATGGAAGAGTTTTCCGATATTGAGCGAGCTATTTATGGGAAAATCGTCAAAAAAGTTGGCAATGTGCGTTATTGGGAAGATTGGTCAAAAGACGTATCAGAAATCGCACAGCAGCATATCACACGCATCCAAGTTATGATTGAGGATACTAATAATCAGGCATATCATGCCTTTAAGCAATTTGTTTCTGGACTCAGACACAACATCAATGAATCAATTTCAGAGCAACAAGCGATTGAGATGCTAGCACAACATCTGATCACCAAACCTGTTTTTGAAGCATTATTTGACTCATACAGTTTCGCTAAAGATAATCCTGTTTCTCAGGCAATGGATGCTGTATTAAGCGTCATGGATGAAAAAGGATTAATCAAGGAGCAAGAGCGACTTGAAAAATTCTATGAGAGTGTTCGTATTCGCGCAGAAGGTATAGACAATCTTAAAGCGAAGCAAGACATCATTATTCAACTTTATGATAAATTCTTCAAAGTTGGATTCAAAGAAACAACAGAACGCCTTGGAATAGTATTTACTCCTGTTGAAGTAGTGGATTTCATTATTCATTCAGTAAATGACGTGTTACAAAAACACTTTGGTAAATCTATTGGAGATGAAGGTGTAAATATTTTAGACCCCTTCACGGGAACGGGAACATTTATCGTTCGTCTATTGCAAAGTGGACTAATTTCAAAAGAAGACTTGCTGCGTAAGTATACGCAAGAGCTTCATGCTAATGAAATCGTACTTTTAAGTTATTACATTGCAGCAATCAATATTGAGGAAACCTTCCATGCAATATTAAAACAAGAATATCAACCTTTCGAGGGAATCGTTTTGACCGACACATTTGAAAGTACTGAAAAAGAAGATTCGTTTGAGGATGAGTTATTTGGTGCAAACAATGAACGTCTTGAGAAACAACGAAAAGAACCTATTTTCGCAATCATTGGAAATCCACCTTATTCGATAGGGCAGTCCAACGCCAATGATAACAATCAAAATCAAGTTTATCCAAGTCTAGATGAAAGTATTGATGCTACTTATGCGCGCCACTCAAAGGCAAGTCTAAAGAAAAGTCTTTATGACTCCTATATCAAGGCTTTTAGATGGGCAAGTAACAGAATTCGGCAAAAGGGAGTTATAGCTTTCGTATCGAATGGATCGTTTATTGATAGCAACAGTACAGATGGTCTTCGTAAATGCTGGCATGAAGAATTCAATTATGTATATATTTTGAACCTTAGAGGTGATCAACGAACTTTAGGGGAACGCTCTAGACAAGAAGGTGGAAAAATTTTTGGTTCAGGAAGCAGAACCCCCATTGCTATCACAGTTCTCGTTAAAGATGGCACTGATGACCATCATGTTTTTTACCATGATATAGGCGACTACTTAACTCGGGAACAAAAGCTTTCTATTATTTCTACGTTTAAATCTGTAGATGGTATTGACTGGACTGAAATCAAACCAGACGCTAATAATGATTGGATTAATCAGCGTGATCAAAATTATGATAAGTTCCTACCAATGGAGGGTGAGGTTTTTACTAACAAAGCTATCGGAGTTAGCACAAACCGAGACTCATGGGTATATGGCTTCAATCGTGAGGCAGTTATTCAAAATACAAATTTAATGGTGAATAACTATAACTCAGAAATTTTACGTCTAGCTCATATCCAAGATCCGAACGAAAAATTAAAACTAATCAATACAGCTGATACTTTTATTAAATGGAGTAGAGGATTAAAACAGAAATTCAAAAAATCTGAAGAAATCAATTTGAATGATAATATTGTCAAAAGTATGCATAGACCTTACGTAAAAAAATGGCTTTATTATGATAAGAATGTTGTAGAAATGCCAGGGAGGTATCATTCATTATTTGGAGAAACCAATAAATTAATTTATGTTACCGGTGCTGGTTCTAGTCGTGACTTCTCTTGTCTTGCAATCGATGCAATCCCGAACCTTGACTTGATGGAAAAAGGGCAGGGTTTCTATCTGCATGACAATAGCAATAAAGACGCTCTATTCTTAAGCACTAGCAATATCTCTGAATCATTCAAAAATAAACTTAACATTTCAGACGACGAAGTTTTTTACTACACATATGGTATTTTGCACTCGAAAGAATATCGTGAGAAATATGCAAATGACTTAAAAAAGGCGTTACCTCGCATTCCAATTGTAAAAAATGGCTATTCGGATTTTATGGTGAAAAGTTAA
- a CDS encoding ArsR/SmtB family transcription factor: MDQCITDIPRVRRGDVPLPQEEAIQRIASVTKAFSDPIRLKMVYLLSKQSDLCTCEFEELLDLSQSKVSYHLKILLDAGVIDREIHGSWSHYSLRNPKILEQVHALSQ; this comes from the coding sequence TTGGATCAATGCATAACGGATATTCCAAGAGTCCGTCGAGGTGATGTGCCCCTTCCACAAGAAGAGGCAATTCAAAGAATAGCTTCTGTGACAAAGGCTTTTAGTGATCCAATTCGTTTAAAAATGGTTTACTTGCTTTCAAAGCAATCTGATTTGTGCACCTGTGAGTTTGAAGAATTATTGGACCTGAGCCAGTCCAAAGTATCGTATCACCTTAAAATATTGCTTGACGCTGGAGTTATCGATCGCGAAATCCACGGTTCATGGAGTCATTACAGCCTTCGAAATCCTAAAATATTGGAACAGGTTCATGCCTTGTCCCAATGA
- a CDS encoding heavy-metal-associated domain-containing protein: MKKEVLRVSGMDCPSCAKDIEKTVAKLNGVEKAEVNFIAEKLTVTYDDSQLPREKIEENLKKIGHPVVK; encoded by the coding sequence ATGAAGAAAGAAGTTCTTCGAGTAAGTGGTATGGATTGTCCTTCCTGTGCAAAGGATATCGAAAAAACGGTAGCGAAGCTAAACGGGGTTGAGAAAGCAGAGGTAAACTTTATTGCTGAGAAATTAACCGTCACATATGATGATTCTCAATTGCCCCGTGAAAAAATCGAGGAAAATTTAAAGAAAATCGGACATCCAGTCGTTAAATAA
- a CDS encoding heavy metal translocating P-type ATPase, giving the protein MSKSKWWKQPRTVLLIISGITTVFTLISELFLGLPEIWAVALYGVAIIIGGIYPAKSAWMDLRRRKLSINTLLIVGVIGAIYLGLWEEAAGLVVIFSLAEVLEAYAVNKARDSVRALVELAPREATVLREGREVRILADEVEIGDRVLIRPGEKIPVDGVVVSGTSTADQSTITGESIPVAKISGDEVYASTMNGRGALEIEVTKLAQDTTLSKIIELVANAQGDKGKAQRFSERFGEVYTPIMFVIAVLMVVIPTLFFGQPFDTWLYRALIVLVVSCSCSLVLSVPVAVVTGVGNAARNGVMVKGGSYMETASHIQVVAFDKTGTLTVGKPSVTDIVSVSDLSKEKLLGIAGALEKLSEHPLAEAILQEASKRNINLPGVEEFDTLTGRGAKGSINRTTYYIGSPRLFSELNVKLNQDQLKQIETLQGQGKTVTLLGTADLVLGLIAIADRPKENAKQAIQRLKTTGVKRIVMLTGDNRLTGEAIGRELGVDEVRAELLPEDKITAIKELQKKYGLVAMVGDGVNDAPALAQADVGIAMGVQGTDVALETADIALMQDNLDQLVYLIKLSRKTVAKIHQNIGFSLALLALLIVTALTGVMSLTTGLLLNEGSALVVIANAMVLRKYQMNKANAIGNE; this is encoded by the coding sequence ATGAGTAAGTCAAAATGGTGGAAACAACCAAGAACGGTATTGCTGATTATTTCAGGGATCACAACAGTCTTTACATTAATCTCAGAACTTTTCCTAGGTTTACCGGAAATATGGGCTGTTGCATTGTATGGTGTTGCAATTATTATTGGGGGTATTTACCCAGCCAAGAGTGCATGGATGGACTTGAGAAGGAGAAAACTTTCCATAAATACTCTGCTTATTGTCGGAGTTATCGGGGCCATCTATCTGGGATTGTGGGAAGAAGCCGCAGGTCTTGTGGTCATCTTCTCCTTAGCTGAAGTGTTGGAAGCTTATGCAGTAAATAAAGCCAGGGATTCCGTCCGAGCGCTTGTGGAACTGGCACCCCGGGAAGCAACCGTTTTACGGGAAGGCCGCGAAGTTCGCATACTAGCCGATGAAGTCGAGATTGGCGATCGGGTTCTGATCCGACCAGGGGAGAAAATACCAGTAGATGGGGTTGTTGTAAGCGGTACGTCTACAGCGGATCAATCGACAATCACAGGAGAATCCATTCCGGTTGCAAAAATATCAGGCGATGAAGTATATGCTTCCACAATGAATGGCCGCGGTGCTTTGGAAATTGAAGTGACGAAATTGGCGCAGGATACCACCTTGTCAAAAATCATTGAATTAGTGGCAAATGCACAAGGAGATAAAGGAAAAGCACAACGTTTCAGTGAACGCTTTGGTGAAGTCTACACGCCGATCATGTTCGTGATCGCCGTTTTAATGGTTGTTATACCAACCCTTTTCTTTGGCCAACCGTTTGACACGTGGCTATATAGAGCGTTAATCGTATTGGTTGTTTCATGCTCCTGTTCTCTAGTGCTTTCAGTTCCAGTAGCTGTCGTAACTGGTGTAGGAAATGCGGCGCGAAACGGGGTTATGGTAAAAGGCGGCAGCTATATGGAAACGGCCAGTCACATCCAAGTGGTCGCATTTGATAAAACGGGTACATTAACCGTCGGAAAGCCTTCGGTAACGGATATTGTATCTGTCTCCGATTTATCAAAAGAAAAACTGCTGGGAATTGCCGGTGCGCTTGAAAAACTTTCTGAACACCCTTTGGCTGAGGCAATTCTTCAAGAAGCTTCAAAAAGAAACATAAATCTTCCAGGTGTTGAAGAGTTCGACACATTAACCGGACGGGGAGCTAAAGGCAGCATAAATAGAACCACATACTATATCGGCAGTCCCCGGTTGTTCAGCGAATTGAATGTAAAACTGAATCAAGATCAATTAAAACAAATTGAAACACTTCAAGGACAAGGAAAGACCGTCACGCTTTTGGGAACTGCTGATCTTGTACTTGGATTAATCGCGATAGCGGATCGACCGAAAGAAAACGCAAAACAAGCGATTCAACGTCTGAAAACTACCGGTGTAAAACGAATCGTCATGCTTACGGGCGATAACCGGCTTACTGGTGAAGCCATTGGCCGGGAACTTGGCGTGGATGAGGTACGGGCAGAATTACTGCCGGAAGATAAAATTACAGCGATTAAAGAACTGCAAAAGAAGTACGGTCTTGTTGCGATGGTGGGTGACGGTGTAAACGATGCGCCTGCACTGGCTCAGGCCGATGTGGGGATCGCGATGGGAGTCCAAGGGACAGACGTTGCTTTGGAAACGGCTGATATCGCATTGATGCAGGATAATTTGGATCAACTGGTTTATCTGATCAAACTTAGCCGTAAGACCGTTGCGAAAATACATCAAAATATCGGGTTTTCATTAGCTCTTCTAGCCCTCCTTATTGTTACAGCCTTGACCGGAGTGATGAGCCTGACTACAGGTTTGCTTCTTAACGAAGGAAGCGCCTTGGTTGTTATTGCAAATGCGATGGTTCTCCGGAAGTATCAGATGAATAAAGCCAATGCCATAGGTAACGAGTGA
- a CDS encoding DUF4346 domain-containing protein, producing the protein MGITEGIKSIHKQLDTIRKIPKCVGCECVLDVMTAVEQDLEDIDKPIAKEVQLDLKQWVDEGNKVRHNCLGCEVCFPIKPYNHFSSLINGSNEIEINGAACGCNDNACGSQPQVNSTACGCDDDSCEGEPQVNNTACGCDENKSKNTHPSNCSCELKTEVQKQSVCGTVDPNDSNVASPSTQQEQKWPIAEGNYLVGNDTSFVAICTLADTDLPSEIQGSGLLNHISIVGTLSTENLGIERLIRNVTANPNISHLILCGRDSRGHQAGQAILSLKENGIDDKYRIIGAVGPRPVLKNITLKEIEIFRQRVKIVDEIGTRDVERLHQVVRAYEGKPNGDPVMLLPIIQEPKIVKAERLKNDEWVHDPEGFFLVILDRNKKSIRCEHYILDGTLNEVIEGKLASDIANTAIKRGLLSRLDHAAYLGKELAKAETALAYDMPYTQDLPLSKSKALNQTVVS; encoded by the coding sequence ATGGGCATAACAGAAGGCATTAAAAGCATTCATAAACAATTAGACACAATACGAAAGATCCCTAAATGTGTAGGATGTGAATGTGTACTTGACGTGATGACAGCCGTTGAGCAAGATCTAGAAGATATAGATAAACCGATTGCAAAAGAAGTTCAACTGGATTTAAAACAGTGGGTTGACGAAGGGAACAAAGTTAGACATAACTGTCTTGGGTGTGAAGTTTGTTTCCCAATTAAGCCGTACAATCATTTTAGTTCATTGATTAATGGATCGAATGAAATTGAAATCAATGGAGCTGCATGTGGCTGTAATGACAATGCATGCGGAAGTCAACCCCAAGTAAACAGTACTGCGTGTGGGTGTGATGACGATTCGTGCGAAGGTGAACCACAAGTAAATAATACAGCATGTGGTTGTGATGAAAATAAATCGAAGAATACGCACCCCTCAAATTGCAGCTGTGAACTTAAAACCGAAGTTCAGAAACAATCCGTTTGTGGAACAGTGGATCCCAACGATAGCAATGTGGCCTCCCCCTCGACCCAGCAGGAACAAAAATGGCCAATAGCAGAAGGAAATTATCTAGTCGGAAATGATACATCTTTTGTTGCAATATGTACTTTAGCCGATACAGATCTCCCGTCCGAAATACAAGGTTCCGGATTACTAAATCATATATCTATTGTTGGTACCTTATCGACAGAAAATCTAGGAATAGAACGCTTGATTCGAAATGTTACCGCGAATCCCAATATTTCACACTTAATACTATGTGGGCGCGACTCTCGTGGTCATCAAGCAGGGCAAGCCATTTTGTCATTAAAAGAAAATGGGATAGACGATAAGTATCGGATTATAGGCGCAGTTGGACCTCGCCCGGTGCTCAAGAATATTACCTTGAAAGAGATCGAAATTTTTCGCCAACGAGTGAAAATCGTTGATGAAATTGGAACACGAGATGTCGAACGATTGCATCAGGTAGTTCGTGCTTATGAGGGCAAGCCAAATGGGGACCCAGTAATGCTTCTTCCGATAATTCAAGAACCCAAAATAGTGAAAGCAGAACGTCTTAAAAATGATGAGTGGGTTCATGACCCAGAGGGATTTTTCCTAGTTATTCTTGATCGAAATAAGAAATCAATTAGGTGTGAACATTACATCCTGGATGGGACTCTGAATGAAGTTATTGAAGGAAAACTAGCCAGTGATATTGCAAATACAGCAATCAAGCGCGGTTTGCTTTCTCGTTTGGATCACGCAGCATATCTGGGGAAAGAATTGGCGAAAGCTGAAACAGCTCTTGCCTACGATATGCCTTATACGCAAGATTTACCGTTATCAAAAAGTAAAGCCCTCAATCAAACGGTTGTTTCCTAG
- a CDS encoding ISL3 family transposase → MEILNLPHFNIKQFAENEHDFLIQVETASPPSFCPHCGCVANLYKHDNRDHLCMDLPIHGKRVGLLVKRQRYKCRECNQTFWERLEHTIDEKRNCTKRLLSYVEKQSLKRTFVSISEDVGLNEKTIRNIFRDYINRLEETLRFETPNWLGIDEIHIIKPRCVLTNIEERTLLDVLPNRNKETVVSYLSRLPNRGRIQYVTMDMWRPYKDAVKAVLPKATIIVDKFHVVRMANQALESIRKQLREGLSPKERRGLMHDRFILLKRHKELTEMDKITLDLWTKNHPSLGIAYDLKESFFDIWDTDSRQKAYLRYHDWKAKIPKELQSAFEPLTKAMANWEEEIFNYFDHRITNAYTESLNSLIRVTNRLGRGYSFEALRAKILFTEGLQKERKPKYQKRLDDYELRDYNYPMFEKMFPVGVVRERERGELLGVDISTLIEKLEKGEL, encoded by the coding sequence ATGGAGATTCTAAACCTCCCCCACTTCAATATCAAACAATTTGCTGAAAATGAACATGACTTTCTGATCCAGGTGGAGACAGCCTCTCCACCTTCTTTTTGTCCACATTGTGGATGCGTGGCAAATCTGTATAAGCATGATAACAGAGACCATCTTTGTATGGATCTGCCTATTCATGGAAAACGTGTAGGGCTTCTTGTAAAGCGTCAGCGATATAAATGCCGTGAATGTAATCAAACTTTTTGGGAACGATTAGAACACACCATAGACGAGAAGCGAAACTGCACCAAACGGTTATTGTCTTACGTCGAGAAGCAAAGTCTTAAACGCACGTTTGTCAGTATTTCAGAAGATGTCGGGCTGAACGAAAAGACGATACGGAACATCTTTCGTGATTACATCAATCGCCTGGAAGAGACGCTTCGATTTGAAACACCTAATTGGCTTGGAATAGACGAAATTCACATTATCAAGCCAAGATGCGTTTTAACCAACATCGAGGAACGTACCTTGTTAGACGTTCTACCCAATCGCAATAAGGAAACGGTTGTAAGCTACCTCTCACGCCTTCCAAACAGAGGACGAATACAATACGTCACAATGGATATGTGGCGACCGTATAAGGACGCTGTGAAAGCTGTACTGCCCAAGGCGACTATCATCGTCGATAAGTTTCACGTTGTCCGTATGGCGAATCAAGCCTTAGAATCCATCCGCAAACAGCTTAGAGAAGGCTTATCACCGAAGGAACGGCGCGGGCTTATGCACGACCGCTTTATCCTCTTGAAACGCCATAAAGAGCTTACGGAAATGGATAAGATAACGCTTGACCTATGGACGAAGAATCACCCCTCTCTCGGTATTGCTTATGACTTGAAGGAATCATTTTTCGATATTTGGGATACCGACAGCAGACAGAAAGCGTACCTCAGATACCACGATTGGAAAGCCAAGATACCAAAGGAACTGCAATCCGCTTTTGAGCCTCTTACAAAGGCTATGGCGAATTGGGAAGAAGAGATATTCAACTACTTCGACCATCGCATTACAAACGCCTATACGGAGTCTCTGAACAGCCTTATACGTGTCACAAACCGTTTAGGAAGGGGCTACTCCTTCGAAGCTTTACGAGCCAAAATACTCTTTACAGAAGGACTTCAAAAGGAACGTAAACCCAAGTATCAGAAACGTTTGGATGACTACGAACTTCGAGACTACAACTATCCGATGTTCGAGAAAATGTTCCCCGTTGGCGTTGTTCGTGAACGTGAGCGTGGCGAGCTTCTTGGTGTCGACATTTCCACCTTAATTGAGAAATTGGAGAAGGGCGAACTATAA
- the rlmH gene encoding 23S rRNA (pseudouridine(1915)-N(3))-methyltransferase RlmH, translating into MNISIITVGKLKEKYLKLGIAEYTKRLSAYAKVQEIEVADEKAPEHLSEADMILVKQKEGERILSKISPDTHVIALAIDAKQRTSEEFARELDHLATYGKSKIAFVIGGSLGLSDDVMKRSDDTISFSKMTFPHQLMKLVLCEQIYRAYRINRNEPYHK; encoded by the coding sequence ATGAATATTTCAATTATCACGGTCGGCAAACTAAAAGAGAAGTATTTGAAACTAGGGATTGCCGAGTACACAAAACGTTTGTCGGCCTATGCGAAAGTGCAGGAAATCGAGGTCGCGGACGAGAAAGCACCCGAGCATTTGAGTGAAGCGGACATGATTCTAGTAAAACAAAAAGAAGGCGAGCGGATTTTGTCGAAAATCAGTCCGGACACGCATGTGATCGCTTTGGCCATCGACGCCAAGCAACGGACGAGCGAAGAGTTCGCCCGTGAGCTCGACCACTTGGCGACATACGGCAAGAGCAAAATCGCCTTCGTCATCGGCGGCTCGCTCGGCTTGTCGGACGACGTCATGAAACGCTCGGATGATACGATCTCCTTCTCGAAGATGACGTTCCCGCATCAGTTGATGAAGCTCGTCTTGTGTGAGCAGATTTATCGGGCGTACCGGATCAATCGGAATGAGCCGTATCATAAGTAA
- a CDS encoding CxxH/CxxC protein codes for MEKKVCKEHVEIALDIIVDETGEYPLLEELSTSGQVTCEFCDVDATYVVSSKK; via the coding sequence GTGGAAAAAAAAGTATGCAAGGAACATGTTGAAATCGCTTTAGATATCATTGTCGACGAGACGGGGGAATACCCGTTGCTCGAAGAACTATCCACAAGTGGGCAAGTGACGTGTGAGTTCTGCGATGTCGACGCAACATATGTTGTGTCAAGCAAAAAATGA